One window of the Cryptomeria japonica chromosome 7, Sugi_1.0, whole genome shotgun sequence genome contains the following:
- the LOC131856657 gene encoding leucine-rich repeat protein 1-like codes for MAAASASMLCIVIVICSLLSTPSTANHEVDALIDVKKMILEDPSNALQTWNPSSPNPCKWKYVFCDAHGHVYTVHLALKNLPGALSPRIGDLQNLYQLSLEFNKLSGRVPRGKLSEFGYKSFQGNPDFCGDVLKKECITNYP; via the exons ATGGCTGCTGCATCTGCATCCATGTTGTGCATAGTTATTGTTATATGTAGCCTGCTGTCTACTCCATCAACTGCCAATCATGAAGTAGATGCGCTGATTGATGTGAAGAAGATGATATTAGAGGACCCTTCAAATGCTCTGCAAACTTGGAATCCCTCCTCGCCCAATCCTTGCAAATGGAAGTATGTCTTCTGTGATGCCCACGGCCATGTCTACACCGT GCATTTGGCACTCAAAAATCTTCCCGGGGCTCTCTCTCCGAGGATCGGTGATCTTCAGAACCTATATCAATT ATCTCTTGAATTCAACAAACTCAGTGGTCGCGTTCCAAGAGGAAAGCTGTCTGAATTTGGATATAAAAG TTTCCAGGGAAATCCAGACTTCTGTGGTGATGTCCTGAAAAAGGAGTGTATTACGAATTACCCTTAG